The genomic DNA tgttgtgtttgtggttggAAAAAAGTGGTTATTAAATTTTTTATAGACAAACTGGTGTTTTAATGTCTCTTCAATGCATATGTTCAGTGGTTTGAAAGGTAACGcatgtaaatgttttacatattttgtcAGTTATGTGACCTGAAAGCATTAAATGGATAATACATAGGTGTTCAAATTGTGCTTCTCttgcattttaaagttaaataagaTGACTAAATTGTAATCTGTAGTTTAGATTAAACAGACGACTAATTGagtgaaacatttacatttaaaccataGCAGTACGGTTACTATGGTTACTGGGATCCATTTTAACCCgtttgaaaaaaatgtacatcGGAACTGAAATGCAACGATAGAACAACCCGGATCCTTTTAGGAGACGGACTGTGGGCAAACGTTTGGTTAACGCTGGAGGGAGATTTGAGAGGCGCGTGCAGCACAGTCGGCCGCAAACTTGTCTGAGGACATTTCGTGCTCTATTTTCCTCCGTTAAAGTTATATTGTTTTATCTCTCGGCATCATGGAGTCAAACAGTGACATTAAAACGACACCGAAAGGCTTTCACTGTACACTCTGCAATGTCAGTTTACCGAACCGTAAGTAACGTTAAGCTAACCGAGCGTCACGCGGGTAATTTACGAACATCTGAGGAAAACTTTGTGATGGACTAGAAAAATCATGTTCCCTTGTCTTGAAACGATTTGtcatgatatttttttgttcCCGTGTCAGCTTTGCTCACATTTTCATGTCCTACAGTTCCTAGTCTGGAGCAGCACGTGAAGGGGCGCAAACACCAGACACTGAGCACTGTGCGACACTCAAGGAAGACCCAGGAGGAGCACAGTGTGTTCGTCAGTGGCATCAAGCCTGAAGTCTCTCAGACTGAGTTAGCAGACTACTTCCAGAAGTTTGGCTCAGTCTCAGATGTCATCATGGACAAAGACAAGGTCAGGCAGCTCTTAACAATGAGATACAACTACTAGGGCTGCGCTATAACAGGGAAACGTGCATTAATATGTATTGTTCTTCAGTACAGTAAGTCTTCTCATTTCTCTGTCCATAAACTAGTTTGGTGTTGCAGTATAAGGTGGGGTTTAAGTTGGTGTGCTAGGCTGCCACATTGGAAGCCTAGCACACCAACTGTCTGTCTCTTTTGTgatgtatattatataatattattatgttgatatcatttatattttttcacTCCATGGTGCAGCCCTAAAAGTTGCTATTAAAACCCTTACAGTTCCCGTCACTGATGAACCGCAGTGTGTTCTGACTGTGACGTGTCTCTCTGCACTAACAGGGTCTGTACGCCATCGTGCAGTTCAGCGAGAAGGAGAGTATACAGGCCACCCTCTCCTGTGTCGAGCACCAGATGAAGGGCCTGAAGCTGCGCATCAAAccgagagagaagaaagaattCAAGTTGATTCCCAAGAAGAGCGTCTCCGACAAACAAGTTCTCGACCGTCTCAAACCTCAACTGTGTCAGTTAGTGTCTGTAAGTAGTTGTACTATATATAACGTTAGGCTTATTACAAATTAAGTGAGGTTTTGGGTGTATTGTATGTGTTAGAGAAGcctttttaaaatagttttttgtgtgtttttatagcgTCACATACATGTATGATATCAAGGTGGCTTGTCCTTCCTTCTCCTTCAGGTCGATGCACAGATGCAGTTTGTTGTCGAGCGATTTCAGCTcggagaaaatgaaaagaagacCAGAGGCTTGCTGGTTCAACTGCTGCAAGAGGTTTTCGTTGAGTTTTTTCCAGGTaacctgtgcaaacacacacatgcatagtCATTTTCTGAATTATTGGTTTATAATTATCAGTGTGTGAAAGTCTGGTTCtctcacatttttatattatgtatgtatgtgtggcAGACAGCCAGATTGTCCCATTTGGTTCATCCGTCAACACTTTCGGCGTCCACTCCTGCGACTTGGACCTTTTCCTGGACCTGGAAAAAACCAAGATGTTCCAGGCTCATGCCAAGTTCACCACAGAACTGGTctgatatttttaataaaccCAGACCATTTATATGCATATATTGGATAGTGGAGAGATGATGTGCATTGAATTTAAATTCTCTTTCCTCGTCTTTTCTCAGGAAAGGGGGGAGGGCATGTCAGATGACGGTCGCTCCGAGGACTCCATCCTGTCTGACATTGACTTGTCCACGGCTTCACCGGCTGAGGTCCTGGACCTTGTGGCTATGATCCTGAAGCGCTGTGTCCCCAGCGTGCACAAAGTAAACGTGGTCAGCAGCGCTCGCCTCCCTGTGGTCAAGTTCCATCACCGTGAACTCAATCTTCAAGGGGACATCACTTTAAACAACAGGTCAGTCGCTGATTTGCGTAGCAGTTGtatattttatctttatatGTTCAGCAGAAtaactgtttttctgtttttttcccccttaaatCCATGTCCGTCACCAGACTGGCTGTAAGGAACACCCGtttcctccagctctgctcAGGGATTGAGGACAGACTGAGACCTCTGGTGTACACCATCCGCTACTGGGCCAAGCAGAAACAGCTGGctggtaaaataaaatgacttgtATCACAGCGAGACATTTCATTGTTTGCTCAACAGATGTCACTAGAACATCAGTATTTCTTTGTGATGTTGGGATCTAGTGGAGGCAGCACTCGTATATATTCCTATTAGTATTTTTATGTTGTAATGTTACGGACAGACTGTCCTGATATAACATCAAACCATCATGTTCTTCACTGAAGAGCACTCTGATGATTACTTTTGTTCCATTTGATGAACAGTTACCACCATGGCGGTCGACGCAGCTTTAAACGAGGCACTTGTGCAGGATGATTGGCATTAATCAGAGAATCATTAAGATAGCCTTGTGTAGCCACGTTCAACTGCAATGACCTTCAACTCAAAGGCTAATTTTATTATTCAGGCTACAGGACACACGTGTGTATAGAgaaacaacctttttttattgCCATAAACTCAACATCCCTTGTATATTATAAACAATTATGCATCATTTTATTGCTCATAAGTGAAAGACTGTCTAACTGTAGATGTACACCAGTGTAACAAACTCATTCCTTATTATTTTGGTTTTCATTTGTCACTAACATAGTCTTTTAAAATTAAACTTAATGTATTGGATTTCCTGCCACTCACACGTTGTGCTCTGTGACGTGTAGGTAATCCCAGCGGCGCCGGTCCTCTTCTCAACAACTATGCCCTGACGCTGTTGATCATCTTCTACCTGCAGAACTGTGAGCCTCCTGTTCTCTCCACAGTGGACCAACTCAAAGACATGGCCTGTAAGTGCTCCACTCATCTGCTCCTTCCGCTTATGCCTGAACACTTtcatttgtgatttttattatcTTTGATCTGCAATCTAATCTTTTAAGGTCGACCTCCATTCAAATATTTGCTgtgatatattaaaaataagatGGGACATGACACCATGAAGTTATTATCTTCTCTATGAGACATTTCCAACATGGacgtattattttattaattgataAATTGAAGTGGCAGTAGATAATTGGTAAAGTGGGTCACTCTGCTAGTCCACATGTGTCATATGTCCCAAGGTGtttatgaatacagaccatttaatatttaaagaacAATTAAATTGCAGCCTATGTGATGCCATTTGCTTTGTTTCTGTCTTAATTTAACTGTAGGTTTATTGTATTGCAtgcattttgtttaatattacattacattacgttaTTAATATCtgaattgtttacattttcaaaactttGTTAcctttcaacttttttttttgtcatttacttCATTTACAtcttgtttgttattgttgttgcagGTGAAGAGGAAGAATGTGTGATTGAGGGCTGGAACTGCACCTTCCCCACTCAGCCTATTGCAGTGCCCATCAGCAAAAATACACAGAGCCACAGTAAGTGAGATTAATTCTGAATAAATATGTGAGATTTATTATTGAGAAAGTTAGTTTAAATTGGAAATAAAACGTTAATGGGACTGGCAGTAAATCCATAATGATAGTGATACAATTTTCGTCACCGTGTTTAAATGTTATGCCTCAGATTTGtgacagtgtttgttgtttccaGTCTAATTAAGACATTTAGAGCCACCATTAACGACTTTCTTCAATGTTCTTTCTGGAGAGAAACTCAGTCTTGAactgtctgacattttattgcaaTCATTTTCAATATCAGCTGAGTTGAAACTTTGTCTTCGTAACGTTTTTGGCCATATTTCCAACCGCAAAACGTAATCaaaattgtgttttctctttcaagGCACTCTGCTTTCtggcttcttctccttctaTGCTAAGTTTGATTTTGCTGGTAGCGTCATATCTGTGAGGGAAGGACGTACTTTCCCTATCACCGATTTCCTGAGCAAGAATAAAGACGAGGAGGCCACACAAGAGCCCAGTAGGATCCATCACCACAGTCCCAAACTGGGCCCCTTAAATCTCCTGGACCCTTTTGAACTGTCCCACAACGTAGCCGGAAATCTGAATGATCGCACGCAGCGTTGCTTCCAGAAGGAGTGCCAGGAGGCTGAGAAGTATTGCCGCAGCCTGCAGTACCAGCGCAAATCCACCAAAGGGAAGTCGTGGGGCCTGGTGCGCTTATTCACCCCCCATGGGGAAGTCCCGCATACCAAAGTGGAGCAGCTGACCATTAGCGTTCCCTTCAAATCAGCGCTTCTCCCTGAAGCGCTGCGTAATCAGCTGCACGCGGCGGGAGATGGTTTCCGGCTGCTCTGGTTTCAGAAGGTTTGCGCTGCTGTGGAAAGTGTTCTCAAAAATGTTCTCAGGTGTCACGTGACTCCTCCCACAAATTTCAGCACGGGTGAGGATTGGGCTGTAAATGCTGCAGAGGAAATGGAGACAACCTCTTCTTCCCTGAGCACATCATTGAATGACAGCTATGACAGCGTCGAATCCCAAAACGAAGCCAGCCCCGCGGGCACAGCTGTGGTCGGTGCCAAGAGGCCGCTGTCTCCTGACATAGACGCATCTGTGTCACCTCAAGGCAAAAAGCAAAGGCTGACGAGAAGAGGCAAACCGAAACTCCCAGCCTGGACCTGTTTGCAGAGGCACATGGTGTGGGCTGGGAGGAGGAAAGTGAGAAGAGAACTCATCAAAGACCCGGACGCGAGGCCGGAGGGCAGCTGCGTGCAGGTGGAGTCCCGGGTCACGGCTCACATCATTGAGAAAGAGCCAGAGCTCAAGGAGCCGCTGGAGTTCAAGGTCGAGCCGCAGGTGGTGGGTGAGACGGAGAGCACAAAGGCAGTGCTCCACCTAGAGCCAACCAGTGACAATGCAGGTCTTTTTAATAACTTCTTTCATTTCCTCGACGCCTTTTTACCCAAGATGGTGGAGACGTTACTACAGAATGAAACGGGTGTTGTTTAAGAGGAGCCACCTGTTTGTCATAAGTTGGACtgagactttttttgtttatttattttcaatgagATATTACTGCTGCATTAATGATCCTTTGAGAGTGGAACACAAAAAAAGGCACTTGTGGCTAAACAAGTCGACCGCGATACTGTAAGATTATGTGTTTGGGCTCCGTCctgagtttttctttcatgtgtattgtatatattattataccTTTTTATATAATGAGTTTGTTTCAAAGTTAGATTTTCTAATCAAGCCtactatttttgtttgtggtgtgACTTGTTTAAGTGAATTTCTGtttatagttaataataaaacTCTGAAGGGAAACTGCAGTGGCAGATAAATCATGTGCATAGCACCTGTTGTCTTCAaacgaataaaaaaaaaaagtaattgttaaTTGTTTGTCATTCTAGAAAGTCTTGTgaacatgtatatgtatgtacagacTTCTTCTGCCTTCAGGCGTCCTCTCTATCGATGCTTTGCTCCGCCTCTCGACGCCGTCTGCCAGAAAAGGTTCCATGGTGTGAAGCTGTTATCCAGTCTGGTGTTCACTCATAGGACGGAGACAGATGAGTGTAATTACTGGGGCCGGCAGACTGCTTTATTAACATCATTCATCTCACTCTTAAAGGAAACATGGCGATGGCCGGCAGGTTAGATGGGGACATGGAGGAGGAGTTGGGTGTGATAATGAAGATGTTTAAGACGGTGTGCTGCAATAAATTCATAGTCCAACAGCAATTAGAGTGTAATTTGTTGGAACTAtcagaaaatggaaaaagaacCAAGGTAACTAAAGTTTGCTGCCAAATCAAAAGTTTATTTTGGCTCAAAATATTGCAattaatttgtgtttgtatAAACAACAAAACTTGTCAAAGGGAATTCTATAGGGTATgctagtattttatttattgttagtTTATTGGCTGAATCACAGTTCTCATATGTTCATATTTCTGTGGTACATCACTCGAGCAtcagcttctttctttttcacttgCACTCCAGGCCACTTCAGTGTCACAACcacatgtttttcaaaaaatgcTCCTGATAAATGGCCTCAGTCTCCAAACACACCTTTAAGCCAGAGAGTCAAAGTGATAGATAGGAGTGATTGTATTTGCTACTGGCTGAAAACGAGAAAAACAAACCTCCAACAACCTGATTCTCCTCGGGTTTATCCCTCATCAGTGAAAATGTACTGTTAAAATCTTTGTAAAGATTCACCGCGACACTTGGGACACACGGTTGCTTTAGGTATTGACAACCATTTCAAATACATGTCGCTCATTTCCTGCGATAATGATTAAGAATTGATTATGGAGGGTGCGCCATATTCTTCATTTGCAGATCGGCAGAAATAAGGAACACGTGGATTTCATGTTCGGTGTAATTGGCGTCCATCGGGATGAGATCCTGAGTCACTCCCCCAGAGACCTGAGATCTCCACCGCCTGCAGGCCGTGGGTTATCAGCTGTTTGCTGCTTCTGTCCAGGTCACTGTGActcatgaacacactgattCACTTCTCCCAAGTCGTTTTGTCTTGTAATGTCATGCTGCAGAATTATGTCTGGGGATGTTGAGAACAAGTGAGTAAGACTCTGACAGATTTTTGAAGCACACCAACGCTCTTGAGCAATGTCCTATTACAACATTCTGGACATCTAATGATCAAACCTTTGTCTAACTCTGATTTACCTGCAGCTGGATGGCTCGACACCGTCATGACATCAAATCTGTCATGAATTTCCAATACAGACATTATTCTGATAAaaggttagttttttttttgtttgttttttgtatatttaacaGGTGCAAGAATCAAAAAgatcataataagtattgtgttaTAGAAACCCGGCAAAAGATgcaattttaaatatgtatgtataataattataataatcattattattattattataacccTAATGAGACATGTCATATTGCTTATGAgctcaatctgaggaaaaatctgagcaaaattaaaaaacccactaaacccaataaaagactTAGCGGATTGATTCGCTTagaaccaactcaacccaattaactacataGTGAATGTTGTGTTCAACCTTATGTCtcacattgtaaacaaacaaacatttaattatgAATGAGAAGGCTGTCTCAAATGCAACCTTTCAAAATGAGCTAATAGCTAGCTATGCTGTAGCTATGCAGCTAAACTAAAGTTAGGTACGTGTAGGCattagctagttagctagctagtaCTTTTACGTATGATAAAGTATTTTTTACCTCTTTGAAACAACTTTGCTGTTAAAATACACTTGTCTTGATACATAACCATCTAACTTGAATCATTCctccatttattatttatcattattatttattccatCATTTgtgaccctcacatggagggTCTACCTCTTTGTCCTCCATGTGACGGTCACAGGGCTCCTGGTGCCAATCCCTGACcagttcaaaaacataatgctgttgaagaagacctgaaactagtggtTGAGACCAGTATGGACGTCAGGAAAATGTTCAGCGATGCTGTAAATCACGTGGAAAGTagaagctaattttcccatagaccatCTAACAGTTTTGCAACTAGTGGAGTGGAGACACACCCCCTGGTAGTCTTTCAATATATTGTTACTTTCCAATTGgcttgtgggaggaaaccatattctatttttaaaaaacaaaatccttaTTATCATAATTGTATCATGAATCTCAATCTTTTTTTGGTCAAGATTATCACGACATGAAACGTCCCCGTCATCCCATGCCTACGAAGTGACACTTTGTGGCCCCTTTTTGGGCCAATTA from Solea solea chromosome 21, fSolSol10.1, whole genome shotgun sequence includes the following:
- the tut1 gene encoding speckle targeted PIP5K1A-regulated poly(A) polymerase — translated: MESNSDIKTTPKGFHCTLCNVSLPNLPSLEQHVKGRKHQTLSTVRHSRKTQEEHSVFVSGIKPEVSQTELADYFQKFGSVSDVIMDKDKGLYAIVQFSEKESIQATLSCVEHQMKGLKLRIKPREKKEFKLIPKKSVSDKQVLDRLKPQLCQLVSVDAQMQFVVERFQLGENEKKTRGLLVQLLQEVFVEFFPDSQIVPFGSSVNTFGVHSCDLDLFLDLEKTKMFQAHAKFTTELERGEGMSDDGRSEDSILSDIDLSTASPAEVLDLVAMILKRCVPSVHKVNVVSSARLPVVKFHHRELNLQGDITLNNRLAVRNTRFLQLCSGIEDRLRPLVYTIRYWAKQKQLAGNPSGAGPLLNNYALTLLIIFYLQNCEPPVLSTVDQLKDMACEEEECVIEGWNCTFPTQPIAVPISKNTQSHSTLLSGFFSFYAKFDFAGSVISVREGRTFPITDFLSKNKDEEATQEPSRIHHHSPKLGPLNLLDPFELSHNVAGNLNDRTQRCFQKECQEAEKYCRSLQYQRKSTKGKSWGLVRLFTPHGEVPHTKVEQLTISVPFKSALLPEALRNQLHAAGDGFRLLWFQKVCAAVESVLKNVLRCHVTPPTNFSTGEDWAVNAAEEMETTSSSLSTSLNDSYDSVESQNEASPAGTAVVGAKRPLSPDIDASVSPQGKKQRLTRRGKPKLPAWTCLQRHMVWAGRRKVRRELIKDPDARPEGSCVQVESRVTAHIIEKEPELKEPLEFKVEPQVVGETESTKAVLHLEPTSDNAGLFNNFFHFLDAFLPKMVETLLQNETGVV